The DNA sequence AGTTGTCGATGCCCCGGCCTTCAAAGTCCGGGGTGTAGTCGGAGGAAGCGGAGGAAAGTTCCTGCAGAAAACCTTCTTCAAAACCGAGGTCCAGAAAGTAATCCCTGATCTCCTGATACTCGGAGGGACGGAGGCGCCGGTTCATATCCGGCAGAGTTTCTGCCTGATAGGTCGGATAATACTGTGCCATCAGACTGATCTGGGTCTGGGGTCCGAGATTGTCCCGGAGCCAGCGGAGGATTTTCTTGGAGTCTTCAATCTGTCCCGGCAGGACGAGATGGCGGACAATCAGCCCCTGTTTAATAATTCCCTCCTCGTCGTAGCGGTTTTCTCCAACCTGCCGTTTCATTTCCATGATTGCTGCGGAGGCGTATTTAAAATAGTTCGGTGCGGAGGAGAACTGCTGTGCCAGTTCGTCGGAAAAATACTTCAGATCAGGAAGATAGATCGAGACCAGACCTCCCAGTTGCCGCAGGGTTTCCACCTTTTCATAGGCGTTGGAGTTCCAGAGGATGGGAATCCGTAACCGCTGTCTCGCCGCCTCGAGTACCGGGATCAGCTGCAGGGTATAGTGGGTCGGGGTTACGAGGTTGATGTTGTGGGCACCCTGATTTTCAAGCTGGAGCATGATTTCGACTAAACGCTCCGGTTGCACCTTTCTGCCGAATCCCAGCTGGGAGATATCGTAGTTCTGACAGAAACGGCAGCGGAGATTGCAGTGGGAAAAGAAGATCGTTCCTGATCCTCTGGTGCCGGATACCGGAGGTTCCTCCCAGAAATGGAGCTGTGCCTGAGCAATTTCAATTTCATCGGTTGCCCGGCACCGGCCCGGATGGACCGAGCGGTCAATATTACATTCAAACGGACAGGCGTTGCAGATCATGCTTATAATTCTACTTCCCGAAGGAGGCGGTA is a window from the candidate division WOR-3 bacterium genome containing:
- a CDS encoding radical SAM protein gives rise to the protein MICNACPFECNIDRSVHPGRCRATDEIEIAQAQLHFWEEPPVSGTRGSGTIFFSHCNLRCRFCQNYDISQLGFGRKVQPERLVEIMLQLENQGAHNINLVTPTHYTLQLIPVLEAARQRLRIPILWNSNAYEKVETLRQLGGLVSIYLPDLKYFSDELAQQFSSAPNYFKYASAAIMEMKRQVGENRYDEEGIIKQGLIVRHLVLPGQIEDSKKILRWLRDNLGPQTQISLMAQYYPTYQAETLPDMNRRLRPSEYQEIRDYFLDLGFEEGFLQELSSASSDYTPDFEGRGIDN